The sequence GCCTCCTTTAAAGCAATATTTAACTTGTTAATAAAATCCATTCGACTTTGAGCATTAACACTTTCGCGAATGTTGGCTCCAATGCTTGTGCCACTTCTCAGTACTTGCTTTGACAGGACATATACCTGTTTTTCTTCTTTCAGATAATTATATAATCTGATAATTCGAAGAGCAAAAGCTTTACTGTCATTCAGCACCTGATTGTCCGCCTTCATAATGGTCAATTGTCAATGCTCAATGGTCAATGACTTAATGATTTGCTTCGAATTCCTTCATGCAAGCTACGAGAGCGTTGCAGCCTTCGATGGTCTGGGCGTTGTAGCAAGATGCACGGAAACCACCAACTGAGCGGTGACCCTTAACACCAACCATACCCTTTGATACTGCGAAGTCGAGGAAGTCCTTCTCCAGCTCCTTGTACTCGTCGGCCATTACGAAGCAGATGTTCATCAGCGAACGATCCTCAGCCTTAGCTGTACCTACGAACATCTTGTTGCGGTCGATCTCGCCATAAACAATCTCTGCACGCTGCTGAGCCAGCTTATCCATAGCCTCTACACCACCCTGGGCCTTGATCCAGCGCAGATTCTCGAGAGCGCTGTAGATAGGAACTACAGGAGGAGTATTGAACATACTGCCCTTATCTACGTGTGTACGGTAGTCGAGCATGGTTGGGATCTCACGTGGAGCCTTACCCAGAGCGTCGTCCTTAACAATCACGATAGTAACACCTGCCATAGCCAGGTTCTTCTGAGCACCAGCGTAGATGGCATCGTACTTAGCAACGTCAACAGGACGGCTGAAGATATCTGATGACATATCGGCAATCAGACGAACGGGAACGTCGAGGTCCTTACGGATCTCAGTACCATAGATAGTATTATTTGTTGTGATGTGCAGATAGTCAGCATCAGCGGGAACAGTCCAATCCTTAGGGATGAAGGTATAGTTGGCATCAGCTGAAGAAGCCACCTCTACTACCTCACCGAAAAGCTTTGCTTCCTTCATAGCCTTCTTAGCCCAAACACCGGTGTTCAGGTAAGCAGCCTTCTTAATCAGGAAGTTATAAGGAATCATACAGAACTCCAGACTGGCACCACCACCAAGGAAAATCACGGAGTAACCCTCGGGAACGTTAAGGAGTTCCTTTACGAGAGCTACAGCCTCGTCAACTACAGGCTGAAAGTCCTTTGCACGATGGCTGATCTCCATCAGAGAGAGACCTGAGCCGTTGAAATCAAGACACTGCTGTGCGGTCTTCTCAATCACCTCGCGAGGAAGCATCGAGGGACCGGCGTTAAAGTTGTACTTCTTCATTTGATTGTTTATTTATTAAATGGTTTATATTCTATGTCTTTGAAAAACGCTGCGAAATTACACTTTTTATTTTAATCCACCAAATATTTAAGCAGAAATTCACAATATTTCCTATTTTTCTTTCATTTTGTCAACTCAATATGGCATTTTTCTACCGCTTTTGATAGATTGCTACACCTTATTATATATTATGACGTTGCAAAGATACTGAATATTTGGCACGAATTACGCGAATTAACACGAAAATAATTATTAATTCTTTAAAATTCGTGAAATTCGTGTAATTCGTGCCTTAAAATAGCTATCTTTGCAATCGTTATGATACAGAAAGAACATCATATTATTATCAGTCTGGCTTCGAATATCAATCACGAGGCCAACTTAGAGGCTGCCCGCACCCAGCTCACCCAGCTGCTCAGCGAGGTACATTTCACCTCCGCCATCTACACCGAACCCGTAGGAAATGGTCAATGGTCAATGGTCAATGGTCAATGGCCCAAATATCTTAATCAGTTGTGCAAAGGCACCACTGCCTTGGGTATGAACCTGCTGAACGAGGTGCTGAAGGAGATTGAGAAACGTCTGGGTCGCACGCATAACGAGGATGGTATTGTAACCGTCGACCTTGATTTGCTGGAGTACGATGGCGAGCGTTTTCACCATCGCGACTGGGAACGAAACTACGTAAAGGACTTAATTAACGAATTATGAGAAAATTGTTTATTATCAGTGCGTTACTTTTGTCATCTTTTAGCGCACAAGCACAGAACTTCGACGATTATTTCGAAGATAAAACCCTGCGATTAGACTATACTTTTGCAGGCGATGCTACCCGTCAGCAGATATTTGTCGACGAGTTGATAAGCTTGCCCCGCTGGTACGGGCGCAAGCAGCATCTGGCCGAGCTGCCACTCAAGGGCAACGGACAGATTACCGTGCGTTCGCTCGCCGATGGAATGGTGATTTATCGCCACTCGTTCTCAAGTTTGTTCCAGGAGTGGGTATCTACCGCCGAAGCCAAACAAACGCAGAAATCGTTCGAGAACGTGTTTCTGGTGCCCTTCCCCAAATCGCCCGTCGAAATCAAGGTCGAGCTCTTTGATTACCACGATCAGGTCATCAGCCGTCTTACCCACAAGGTAGATCCTAAGGATATTCTGATTCGTAAGGCTGGCGAGCGCCAGATTACACCCCATGTCACCCTGCAGCAGGCTGCCGATACCGCACGCTGCATTCGTGTGGCTTTTGTGGCCGAAGGCTATCAGCAGCAGGAGATGGACGTGTTCCTGAACGATTGTCGTATAGCGATGGAATCGCTGTTCGAGCACGAGCCCTTTAAGCAGAACCAGCTGAAGTTCAATATGATAGCTGTGATGCCGCCATCTGTTGAGAGCGGCACCAGCGAGCCCAATAAGGGCATTTGGAAGAATACCCCACTCGGCTCGCATTTCGACACCTTCTATAGCGAGCGCTACCTCACTACCCTGCACCTGAAGAAGCTGCACGATGTGCTGGCAGGCATCCCTTACGAGCACATCATCGTGCTGGTAAACACCGATCGCTATGGTGGCGGCGGTATCTACAACTCTTACAACCTTACTTATGCCCACGGCAAGCACTTCCGTCCCGTTGTGGTTCACGAGTTTGGTCATTCGTTTGGCGGTCTGGGGGATGAGTATCCTTACGGCGACGACGATCCTATGTATTTTGCCGATACCGAGCCTTGGGAGCCTAATCTCACAACAAAGCACGATTTCAACGGCAAATGGGAGAACCTGATTAAGGATAAAAAGGCCGGTTTTATCGAGGGCGGCGGTTACCTCTCAAAGGGTGTTTGGCGTGGTTACGAGAACTGTCGCATGCGCACCAACGAGGAACCCGAGTTCTGCTTGGTTTGCCAGCAGGCCCTGCAACGTTTAATTGATTTTTATACTAAATGATTACTGAAATACAATCCTTACAACAGCCTGGCATTGAGGTGTTTGGGACGCTCACCGAAGCGCAGCTCCGAAACAAACTTGATGCCGAACGCGGCTTGTTTATTGCCGAGAGTCCTAAAGTGATACGTGTGGCCCTGCAGGCTGGCTATCAGCCCCAGGCGCTGCTTTGCGAGCGCAAGCATATTACAGGCGATGCAGCCGATATTATTGCCGCCTGTGGCGATATTCCTATCTATACTGGCGAGCGCGAACTGCTGGCCCAACTTACCGGCTATACCCTCACCCGTGGCGTGCTCTGCGCCATGCGTCGCAAACCTGAATTGAGCGTACAACAGGTGCTGGGTAGCATTCCCAGCGGACAGAAACATCGCATCGTGGTGATCGATGGCGTGGTTGATACCACCAATATCGGTGCCATCTTCCGTAGTGCAGCCGCTCTGGGCATCGATGCCGTATTACTTACCCGTAACAGCTGCGATCCCTTGAATCGCCGCGCTGTGCGTGTATCGATGGGTTCGGTATTTTTAGTTCCCTGGACTTGGCTCGACTCTTACGATACCCTGCGCTCATTGGGCTATCAGACAGCCGCAATGGCCCTCACCGATAAATCCATCTCGCTCGATGATCCTGTGCTGAAGCAGCAGGAGCGCCTGGCATTTATCATGGGTACCGAGGGCGACGGTCTGCCCCAGCAGACTATCACCAACGCCGATTTCACCGTGCGCATACCGATGTCACACCAAGTTGATTCACTCAATGTGGCAGCGGCAGCGGCAGTGGCTTTCTGGGAACTCAGAAAGTAAGTACTTATTTATCAGATAGTTTATCTACGTATTTCATCTCGCGCATAATCCTTCCTTGGCGCTTGTACATATAGCCCGAAGGATTCTTGCTCGAGAATTTACGTGGATTAGGCAGTGTAGCTGCAATCAGGGCGCATTGGGCCTTTGTTAGCTCCGATGCATCGGTATTAAAGTGCTCTTCGGCAACGGCCTGTGCACCATAGATACCATCCCCCATCTCAATCGAGTTCAGATACACCTCCATAATTCTCTCTTTACTCCACATCAGTTCGATGAGTGCTGTAAAATACACCTCGAACCCTTTACGCACCCACGAGCGTCCAGGCCAAAGGAACACATTCTTAGCCGTTTGCTGCGAGATGGTAGATGCACCCAGCTTACGTTTCTCTGGGTGCTTGCTGTTACGTTTGGCAGCCTTCTCAATAGCCTGGAAGTCGAAACCGTGATGCTGCAGGAATTTAGCATCCTCGCTCGCCATCACCGCCATAGGCAACGATGGTGATATCTTGTCCAGCGATACCCAGTGGTGTTTCAGCTTCAGGTCCTTACCCTCGCTAATCTGCTGCGAACAGCGTATAAACATCAGAGGTGTAAAGTAAACCGGCAAGAAACGTAGTGCCATAACAGCAAGAATAGTGGAGGCAAAAAATACCACCACTATCCATTTTATTATGCTCTTAAATACTTTCAATTGAAAATGGTCAATTGTCAATGTTCAATGTTCAATTATTTAGAAGCTTCAGCATTAGCATCCTTAATCATCTGCTCCGAAGCGTACATGTAAACCTCAACGCGACGGTTCTGCTTGCGGCCCTCGGCTGTGCTGTTGTCAGCAACTGGGTTGGTAGAACCCTGACCGTCAACCGACTTAATCTGTGAAGCAGGAACACCCAGCGACTTCAGATAGTTAGATACGCTCTTAGCTCGGTTAACCGACAAAGGATTGTTGATAGCATCGCTACCAGTATTGTCGGTGTGACCGTAGATAGCAACGTCGCAAGCGCTGTTGTTCTTCAGTACGGTAGCAAACTGCTGCAGTGAGCTCTTTGACGAGGCATTCAGGTCAGCCTTGTTAGTAGCAAACAGAATACCCGAATCAAATGTAACCTTAACAGCCTCAAGTCCGTTAGCGTCGGTGATAGTCTCAACCTGAGCGTTCTTAACGGCCTCAGCCTCCTTCTTAGCCTTGTCCATCTTCTTACCGATGATTGCACCAGTACCAGCACCTACAGC is a genomic window of Xylanibacter ruminicola 23 containing:
- a CDS encoding four helix bundle protein, with amino-acid sequence MKADNQVLNDSKAFALRIIRLYNYLKEEKQVYVLSKQVLRSGTSIGANIRESVNAQSRMDFINKLNIALKEANETEYWLELLHESEYLDKMQFESIYNDCGKIAATLTKIIKTTKTVDEK
- the serC gene encoding 3-phosphoserine/phosphohydroxythreonine transaminase, which codes for MKKYNFNAGPSMLPREVIEKTAQQCLDFNGSGLSLMEISHRAKDFQPVVDEAVALVKELLNVPEGYSVIFLGGGASLEFCMIPYNFLIKKAAYLNTGVWAKKAMKEAKLFGEVVEVASSADANYTFIPKDWTVPADADYLHITTNNTIYGTEIRKDLDVPVRLIADMSSDIFSRPVDVAKYDAIYAGAQKNLAMAGVTIVIVKDDALGKAPREIPTMLDYRTHVDKGSMFNTPPVVPIYSALENLRWIKAQGGVEAMDKLAQQRAEIVYGEIDRNKMFVGTAKAEDRSLMNICFVMADEYKELEKDFLDFAVSKGMVGVKGHRSVGGFRASCYNAQTIEGCNALVACMKEFEANH
- a CDS encoding 2-amino-4-hydroxy-6-hydroxymethyldihydropteridine diphosphokinase, translating into MIQKEHHIIISLASNINHEANLEAARTQLTQLLSEVHFTSAIYTEPVGNGQWSMVNGQWPKYLNQLCKGTTALGMNLLNEVLKEIEKRLGRTHNEDGIVTVDLDLLEYDGERFHHRDWERNYVKDLINEL
- a CDS encoding M64 family metallopeptidase, translated to MRKLFIISALLLSSFSAQAQNFDDYFEDKTLRLDYTFAGDATRQQIFVDELISLPRWYGRKQHLAELPLKGNGQITVRSLADGMVIYRHSFSSLFQEWVSTAEAKQTQKSFENVFLVPFPKSPVEIKVELFDYHDQVISRLTHKVDPKDILIRKAGERQITPHVTLQQAADTARCIRVAFVAEGYQQQEMDVFLNDCRIAMESLFEHEPFKQNQLKFNMIAVMPPSVESGTSEPNKGIWKNTPLGSHFDTFYSERYLTTLHLKKLHDVLAGIPYEHIIVLVNTDRYGGGGIYNSYNLTYAHGKHFRPVVVHEFGHSFGGLGDEYPYGDDDPMYFADTEPWEPNLTTKHDFNGKWENLIKDKKAGFIEGGGYLSKGVWRGYENCRMRTNEEPEFCLVCQQALQRLIDFYTK
- a CDS encoding TrmH family RNA methyltransferase — encoded protein: MITEIQSLQQPGIEVFGTLTEAQLRNKLDAERGLFIAESPKVIRVALQAGYQPQALLCERKHITGDAADIIAACGDIPIYTGERELLAQLTGYTLTRGVLCAMRRKPELSVQQVLGSIPSGQKHRIVVIDGVVDTTNIGAIFRSAAALGIDAVLLTRNSCDPLNRRAVRVSMGSVFLVPWTWLDSYDTLRSLGYQTAAMALTDKSISLDDPVLKQQERLAFIMGTEGDGLPQQTITNADFTVRIPMSHQVDSLNVAAAAAVAFWELRK
- the mtgA gene encoding monofunctional biosynthetic peptidoglycan transglycosylase produces the protein MKVFKSIIKWIVVVFFASTILAVMALRFLPVYFTPLMFIRCSQQISEGKDLKLKHHWVSLDKISPSLPMAVMASEDAKFLQHHGFDFQAIEKAAKRNSKHPEKRKLGASTISQQTAKNVFLWPGRSWVRKGFEVYFTALIELMWSKERIMEVYLNSIEMGDGIYGAQAVAEEHFNTDASELTKAQCALIAATLPNPRKFSSKNPSGYMYKRQGRIMREMKYVDKLSDK
- a CDS encoding OmpA family protein, which gives rise to MKSMKSIAVALCASMVLAGCNMSNTAKGTMIGAGGGAALGAIIGKIAGNTAVGAAIGGAVGAGTGAIIGKKMDKAKKEAEAVKNAQVETITDANGLEAVKVTFDSGILFATNKADLNASSKSSLQQFATVLKNNSACDVAIYGHTDNTGSDAINNPLSVNRAKSVSNYLKSLGVPASQIKSVDGQGSTNPVADNSTAEGRKQNRRVEVYMYASEQMIKDANAEASK